In Treponema vincentii, a single window of DNA contains:
- a CDS encoding winged helix-turn-helix transcriptional regulator, giving the protein MPTTTRTVLTRQLRQLEKDKLIDRKVFAEVPPHVEYSLSKLGTQFQKVLDEIEIFGLNYIAELNKM; this is encoded by the coding sequence ATGCCTACAACAACTCGAACTGTTTTAACAAGACAACTCCGTCAGCTTGAAAAAGATAAACTAATCGACCGCAAAGTCTTTGCCGAAGTCCCCCCTCATGTTGAATACTCTTTGAGTAAATTGGGAACTCAGTTTCAAAAAGTATTAGACGAGATTGAGATTTTTGGTTTGAATTATATCGCCGAATTAAATAAAATGTAA
- a CDS encoding SH3 domain-containing protein, with protein sequence MKNFCLTLLVSILIITSVFADKNNFYGNGKVIDTMYVNSKEGLKVRGYPSLKSNRLCGLPHRLPVKIIAVGKEETIDEITAPWVEILIPPYEWKDDKAEYGWVFGGYLSHFQPEFIKPKTANQLKEYLKCGNWSLPDKNTYSGEGYREDNHFNFYTKYTYTYSRSRDPDLKDKEVVDSDKAWFFQNYDDDDNQSTWKVLNHHQVEIHWYIPKSIDGIEILEIKPIDEAQCYINGKRYLNKPFVHRHHWHYSDVVKMPLIYKIAYSDDNLPLNIIKGVSTSFFSYWKETQSLFELRYRLISKLIVYGISAKNTQYEQEYRDYWDPIMEEHQKKADSM encoded by the coding sequence ATGAAAAATTTTTGTTTAACTTTATTAGTATCGATTTTAATAATTACATCGGTTTTTGCGGACAAAAATAATTTTTATGGAAATGGCAAAGTAATTGATACAATGTATGTTAATTCCAAAGAAGGATTAAAAGTGAGAGGCTATCCGTCTTTAAAATCAAATCGTCTTTGCGGATTGCCGCACAGATTACCTGTAAAAATTATTGCTGTTGGGAAAGAAGAAACAATCGACGAAATTACAGCCCCATGGGTTGAAATTTTAATTCCGCCTTATGAATGGAAAGACGATAAAGCTGAATACGGTTGGGTGTTCGGCGGTTACTTATCGCATTTTCAACCTGAATTTATTAAACCGAAAACAGCAAATCAATTAAAAGAATATTTAAAATGCGGAAACTGGTCTCTTCCGGATAAGAACACATATTCCGGTGAAGGTTATAGAGAAGATAATCACTTTAATTTTTATACAAAGTATACCTACACCTATTCAAGATCAAGAGATCCGGATTTAAAGGACAAAGAAGTTGTTGACTCCGATAAAGCTTGGTTTTTCCAAAACTATGACGATGACGACAACCAAAGCACATGGAAAGTGTTGAATCATCATCAGGTAGAAATTCATTGGTATATTCCGAAATCAATTGATGGAATAGAAATTTTGGAAATTAAGCCTATTGATGAGGCTCAATGTTATATTAACGGTAAACGATATTTAAACAAGCCTTTTGTACATAGACATCATTGGCATTATTCAGATGTAGTTAAAATGCCTTTAATATATAAAATCGCTTATTCGGATGATAATTTACCGCTAAACATAATTAAAGGAGTCAGCACATCTTTTTTTAGCTATTGGAAAGAAACACAAAGTCTTTTTGAATTAAGATATCGTCTAATTTCAAAACTGATTGTATATGGGATTTCTGCAAAAAACACACAATACGAACAGGAATATCGTGATTATTGGGATCCGATTATGGAAGAACATCAGAAAAAAGCTGATTCAATGTAA
- a CDS encoding PadR family transcriptional regulator: MRDNISSGALTETTLLVLLALYKELHGYGVKLFIEEKTDGRVVLGMGTLYGAIKNLADKGWIVESSRVDGKVNYIITEAGKEQVKKEANRLHELQLLIKNIRGR; the protein is encoded by the coding sequence GTGAGAGATAATATATCTAGCGGGGCTTTAACTGAAACGACATTATTGGTTTTATTAGCCTTATATAAGGAACTGCATGGCTATGGAGTTAAATTATTTATTGAAGAAAAAACCGATGGAAGAGTTGTTTTGGGAATGGGGACTCTCTATGGAGCCATAAAGAATCTGGCAGACAAAGGATGGATTGTTGAATCTTCAAGAGTCGATGGAAAAGTCAATTATATTATAACCGAAGCAGGAAAAGAACAGGTTAAAAAAGAGGCGAATCGATTGCATGAACTTCAATTATTGATAAAAAATATACGAGGTAGATAA
- a CDS encoding DUF4365 domain-containing protein: MPKLKKTSITAKKGINFLKGIVEDNGSIFHKIEQENDFGIDCIIEFFKDEEPINISIAFQIKSGSSYINKKNRTANIPVENHYEYWSKYSLPVYGLVYNVEKKEAYWINIKEYLKLNPTHKNIAFSINRSNTLLEENYQDLFFPLMIGKTPKLTATDSISFFQSNYVDEHFIGMCSLFRNYINNKETWDNFIDYLKNKSIEFISDQLIYYIAHIPWHGDIFYVGEKILPTTSEYAKLQISEFDEEMTVKLLSLIDEDTGIIRGSLGESIEAIISCIKNKSAILKSIISNTKYTEMIRYFASMILIYYDKTEVCFIRKYKDIEIINTIIEFVENFGEFNPYM; this comes from the coding sequence ATGCCAAAATTAAAAAAAACTTCAATTACAGCAAAAAAGGGTATTAATTTCTTAAAAGGAATAGTTGAAGATAATGGCTCAATTTTTCATAAAATTGAACAAGAAAATGATTTTGGAATTGACTGTATTATTGAGTTTTTCAAAGATGAAGAACCAATAAATATTAGCATTGCCTTTCAAATTAAGTCTGGATCTTCTTATATAAATAAAAAAAATAGAACCGCAAACATACCTGTTGAAAATCATTACGAGTACTGGTCTAAGTACTCATTGCCTGTTTATGGTTTAGTATATAATGTTGAAAAAAAAGAGGCTTATTGGATTAATATCAAGGAATATCTAAAATTAAATCCTACTCATAAAAATATTGCATTTAGTATTAATAGAAGTAATACATTATTAGAAGAAAATTATCAGGACTTATTTTTCCCGTTAATGATTGGAAAAACACCAAAACTAACAGCCACTGATAGTATAAGCTTTTTTCAATCAAATTATGTTGATGAACATTTTATTGGAATGTGCTCGTTATTTAGGAATTATATAAATAATAAAGAAACTTGGGACAACTTTATTGATTATTTAAAGAATAAATCTATAGAGTTCATTTCTGATCAACTAATCTATTATATTGCACATATTCCATGGCATGGTGATATTTTTTATGTTGGAGAAAAGATCTTACCTACAACTTCTGAATACGCAAAATTACAAATTTCAGAATTTGATGAAGAAATGACAGTTAAGTTGTTATCACTTATTGATGAAGATACTGGAATAATAAGAGGTAGTCTTGGTGAATCTATTGAAGCAATAATAAGTTGTATAAAGAATAAATCAGCCATATTGAAAAGTATAATTAGTAATACCAAGTATACCGAAATGATTAGATATTTTGCTTCTATGATCTTAATCTACTATGATAAAACGGAAGTATGTTTCATTAGAAAATATAAAGACATTGAAATAATAAATACAATAATTGAGTTTGTTGAAAACTTTGGAGAGTTTAATCCCTATATGTAG